A region from the Mucilaginibacter sp. CSA2-8R genome encodes:
- a CDS encoding YhdH/YhfP family quinone oxidoreductase: protein MEVNFDALWITEDNGTYKKEIKQLSTSQLPIGDLLIKVKYSSVNYKDALSASGNKGVTKKFPHVPGVDAAGIVMQSNTSAFAAGDEVIVTGFDLGMNTWGGFAGYIRIPADWAIRLPQGLSLQEAMAFGTAGLTAGLSVLEVVDAQIEATAGPVVVSGATGGVGSIAASILTTLGYQVVAVSGKTEDVFLTDILGVTEIMGRDEFIDAYDAKPITKPAFAAGIDTVSGRILSGMLKAAQYGGVVTCCGMVASPELQTSIFPFILRGVKLAGIDSVMAPLPVRQKVWQLLATGWKPHNLQKIVQEIDLPALPEVLEVLLHGQARGRHILKHAD, encoded by the coding sequence ATGGAAGTAAATTTTGATGCCCTCTGGATTACCGAAGATAACGGCACGTATAAAAAGGAAATTAAACAGCTATCGACCTCGCAATTACCTATCGGTGATTTACTGATTAAGGTGAAATATTCGTCTGTTAATTACAAAGATGCGCTGTCGGCAAGCGGTAATAAGGGCGTTACCAAAAAGTTTCCGCATGTGCCCGGTGTTGATGCAGCAGGTATTGTAATGCAGTCTAATACTTCAGCTTTTGCCGCAGGCGACGAGGTGATTGTAACCGGTTTTGATTTGGGCATGAATACCTGGGGCGGCTTTGCAGGTTACATCCGCATACCGGCTGACTGGGCTATTCGCTTGCCCCAAGGCTTATCGTTACAAGAAGCCATGGCTTTTGGTACGGCTGGATTAACTGCCGGGCTATCCGTGCTGGAAGTTGTTGATGCGCAGATTGAGGCTACGGCGGGACCAGTAGTGGTAAGCGGTGCTACCGGAGGGGTAGGGAGTATTGCTGCATCCATATTAACTACATTAGGCTACCAGGTAGTGGCAGTTTCGGGCAAAACGGAAGATGTTTTTTTAACGGATATATTAGGGGTAACTGAAATAATGGGCCGTGACGAGTTTATAGATGCTTATGATGCCAAGCCAATAACCAAGCCGGCCTTTGCTGCAGGAATTGATACGGTAAGCGGTCGTATTTTGTCGGGTATGCTTAAGGCTGCACAATACGGCGGTGTGGTTACCTGCTGTGGTATGGTAGCATCGCCCGAATTACAAACCAGTATATTTCCTTTCATATTACGCGGTGTTAAGCTTGCCGGTATCGACTCTGTTATGGCACCTCTGCCTGTACGCCAAAAAGTATGGCAATTACTGGCTACTGGTTGGAAGCCGCATAATTTGCAGAAAATTGTACAAGAAATAGATTTACCAGCTTTGCCCGAGGTGCTCGAAGTGCTGTTGCACGGCCAGGCCCGAGGCCGGCATATTTTAAAGCATGCAGACTAA
- a CDS encoding LytTR family DNA-binding domain-containing protein, with the protein MRCLIIDDEPLALELLEDNIKQVEYLQLTGSCRNATQAIQILQEQNIDLIFCDIQMPGISGLQLVKSLAQKPLVIFVTAYEQFAIDGFELDVVDYLLKPVSFERFLKACNKAHAMFELNKKQPEPTATDKPRKYLFVYADYNLIKISHDDITYIEGLKDYVKLYATNLPKPILSRITIKALEEQLPADQFFRVHKSYIVNLDHLHSIRKGRIKIGDAEIPFSENYKDAINRMTGKIQ; encoded by the coding sequence ATGCGTTGCCTGATTATTGACGATGAGCCTCTGGCGCTCGAACTTTTGGAAGACAATATTAAACAGGTGGAATACCTGCAGTTGACTGGTAGTTGCCGCAACGCCACTCAGGCTATACAGATACTGCAGGAACAAAATATTGACCTGATTTTTTGCGACATTCAGATGCCAGGCATCAGCGGTTTGCAACTGGTAAAAAGTTTAGCCCAAAAACCACTGGTAATTTTTGTGACGGCCTATGAGCAGTTTGCCATTGATGGTTTTGAGCTTGACGTAGTAGATTACCTGCTTAAGCCGGTATCGTTTGAGCGATTTTTAAAAGCGTGCAATAAAGCGCATGCGATGTTCGAGCTCAATAAAAAACAGCCCGAACCAACCGCTACTGATAAGCCGCGCAAGTACCTGTTTGTGTATGCCGATTACAACTTGATTAAAATAAGCCACGACGATATTACCTATATCGAAGGTTTGAAAGACTATGTAAAGCTGTACGCCACCAACTTACCCAAACCCATCCTTTCGCGCATTACCATTAAAGCTTTGGAAGAACAGTTACCTGCCGACCAGTTTTTCAGAGTGCACAAATCATACATTGTAAATCTCGATCACCTGCACTCAATACGCAAGGGGCGGATTAAAATAGGAGATGCAGAAATACCCTTCAGTGAAAATTACAAAGATGCCATCAACCGCATGACGGGCAAAATCCAGTAG
- a CDS encoding histidine kinase, with translation MNKLIGKPWVYNSIPALVWFLLLVLPFLTGRPANIPATAHHRFLINVVSTNFLLLCVFYLHTYLLYPILKRKGLAWYIVSLVLMLGVYGLCWWLITGVFHHPDAARHLPDLTRAGQNGARNGRHFGPPGGGGPRPFSAVLSVLIALLCSYCYKMILDNANREQLLKERETIHLKTELNFLRSQISPHFMFNVLNNLVALARKKSDTLEPAIINLSQIMRYMLYESDDNQVLLSKEIEYLKSYINLQMLRFGSEVTVKVNVTGNADMFMIEPMLLIPFVENAFKHGTGMLENPVILIGLNVDETKRQLQFRVTNSISPLDVSKDKSSGIGLSNVNRRLAILYPGKHQLNVFNKDNSFTAELILNLA, from the coding sequence ATGAATAAGTTAATTGGTAAACCCTGGGTTTATAATTCGATTCCGGCATTGGTGTGGTTTTTATTGCTGGTACTGCCTTTTTTAACTGGCCGGCCGGCTAACATACCGGCTACGGCGCATCACCGCTTTCTCATCAATGTAGTAAGTACCAATTTCTTATTGTTGTGTGTATTTTATTTGCACACGTATTTGCTGTACCCCATCCTTAAACGCAAGGGCCTTGCTTGGTATATAGTTTCGCTGGTATTGATGCTTGGTGTTTACGGTCTTTGCTGGTGGTTGATTACAGGCGTGTTTCATCATCCCGATGCTGCCCGTCATTTGCCCGATTTAACGCGTGCCGGCCAAAATGGTGCTCGTAATGGCAGGCATTTTGGCCCGCCGGGCGGTGGGGGGCCAAGGCCCTTCTCGGCAGTATTAAGTGTGCTTATTGCCTTGCTTTGCAGTTACTGTTATAAAATGATACTCGACAACGCTAACCGCGAGCAGTTGCTCAAGGAGCGCGAAACCATCCATTTAAAAACGGAGCTTAACTTTTTGCGTTCGCAGATTAGTCCGCATTTTATGTTCAATGTGCTGAATAACCTGGTTGCGCTGGCTCGAAAAAAGTCTGATACGCTTGAACCCGCCATTATTAACCTTTCGCAGATAATGCGATATATGCTGTACGAAAGTGATGATAACCAGGTATTACTTTCTAAAGAGATTGAATACCTAAAAAGTTATATCAATTTACAAATGCTTCGCTTTGGTAGCGAGGTAACCGTTAAGGTAAACGTAACAGGTAACGCCGATATGTTTATGATTGAGCCCATGCTGCTGATCCCGTTTGTAGAGAACGCCTTTAAACATGGAACCGGTATGCTCGAAAACCCGGTAATTTTGATTGGGCTGAATGTTGATGAAACTAAACGTCAGTTACAATTCAGGGTTACTAATTCTATCAGTCCGCTCGATGTATCTAAGGATAAAAGCTCTGGTATTGGACTTAGCAATGTAAACCGGCGTTTAGCCATCTTATATCCAGGCAAGCATCAGCTTAATGTTTTCAATAAAGATAATTCTTTTACTGCCGAGCTCATTCTCAACCTGGCATAA
- a CDS encoding TonB-dependent receptor, with protein MKRISIFIYLSLLAHLCIGQTARTVSGSVKDTTGVAIPGSTIKILTGTDSVTTITNNNGGFSFASIKAGSFTIHISSIGYQSVKRQYTGSESNLGTITLKTEDNQLKAVVVNAVTPIKLKGDTTEFNANAYKVREGAPVEDMIKKLPGVDVDKSGNITAQGKSVTKVRVNGKDFFTGDVKTATQNLPADVVQNIQLIDDYGDQANLTGIKTGEPEKILNITIRPDKNYGYFGQGTVGDGSDAQKALAGKDESNRYVASGNLFDFKGDRQIAALANFNNTNTSLFSFGAGGPRGGGPGGGGGRQGGGATTAGSSDGITTTRSLGLNYRDQWGKKISAYGSYSFSDNTVRTLSSTIQNNTSLTLPSINTLSSNQTDSKANHRFNFNIEYKIDTVNYLKILPTFSYAGVNTDLSQTSNLTRNNNVVSNYSLLSALNSSAPNLGGNVLYNHKFNSHGRNFSVNASAGSTELTQTQNPVYNYTSGKGTVPANQLINTNVKLDSVGATMSYIEPLSRRSFLELNYAYHYAHTTSDKATDTLTAANIRNRYDLLSNNYTFNFITNRVGLNYRFIEKKYNYVLGLAAQPSLLTGYSPSTGVNTSISTFNFAPTARFIYNASRSQSFSFNYSGASNQPTYTTLQPVIDFSNAQYPVQGNPSLKPEFNNSVSLRYNQFDFQSGNVLFANLSFNKTSDKIVANTITYPAKYTPNSQLAGRILTQYLNADGFYSAQGGYTYAKPWQQRRYTLMFNGNMSYANNISYISNVAEDTYAMTTEKNIGKSLTLTQGTKFRTDITNVIDAELNASYSITRTNNSLPQNNINNSFRTLSLGITGKNYFGPTWTFSYDYTKSLYYGYTGSTNPNILNTYIEKKFLKQNMGALRLSAFDLFNQNTGFSTTQSSSYITQTQSNRLGRYYLLTFTLRLQKFAGKRPNVGEGPGGMRGPRSGGFGGPPPGMDGAGS; from the coding sequence ATGAAACGTATCTCCATCTTTATTTATTTAAGCCTTTTGGCCCATCTCTGTATTGGCCAAACCGCTCGTACCGTAAGCGGCAGTGTAAAGGATACCACAGGTGTGGCCATACCCGGCAGCACCATTAAAATTTTAACCGGAACAGACAGCGTAACCACCATTACCAATAATAATGGTGGTTTTAGTTTTGCAAGTATTAAAGCCGGTAGCTTTACTATACATATCAGCTCTATCGGTTATCAGTCCGTTAAAAGGCAGTACACGGGCAGCGAAAGTAACTTAGGAACGATTACTTTGAAAACTGAGGATAACCAGCTTAAAGCTGTTGTAGTAAATGCCGTAACGCCCATCAAGCTTAAAGGTGATACTACTGAGTTTAATGCCAATGCCTACAAAGTGCGCGAAGGTGCACCGGTAGAAGATATGATTAAAAAGCTGCCCGGTGTGGACGTTGATAAAAGCGGTAATATAACCGCGCAAGGTAAAAGTGTGACCAAGGTACGGGTAAACGGTAAAGATTTTTTTACCGGCGATGTAAAAACAGCTACCCAAAACCTGCCTGCCGATGTGGTGCAAAACATCCAGTTGATTGATGATTACGGCGATCAGGCCAACCTGACCGGCATTAAAACAGGCGAGCCCGAAAAGATTTTAAATATCACAATCAGGCCCGACAAAAACTACGGCTACTTTGGCCAGGGAACCGTAGGCGATGGCTCGGATGCACAGAAAGCGCTGGCCGGTAAAGATGAGTCGAACAGGTATGTAGCCTCTGGTAATTTATTTGATTTTAAAGGCGACCGGCAGATTGCGGCTTTGGCCAACTTTAATAATACCAATACCAGTTTATTCAGCTTTGGGGCAGGTGGCCCGCGTGGTGGTGGCCCCGGCGGTGGAGGCGGACGGCAGGGTGGCGGTGCTACCACAGCTGGAAGCAGCGATGGTATCACTACTACTCGCTCTTTAGGTTTAAATTACCGCGACCAGTGGGGCAAAAAAATATCAGCTTACGGTAGCTATAGCTTTTCTGATAACACCGTTCGTACATTAAGTTCAACCATACAAAACAACACCTCACTTACGCTGCCGAGTATCAATACGCTGAGCAGCAACCAAACTGATAGTAAAGCCAATCACCGGTTCAATTTTAACATCGAGTATAAGATTGACACCGTGAATTATCTGAAAATATTACCTACGTTTTCGTACGCCGGTGTAAACACCGATTTATCGCAAACCAGTAACCTTACCCGCAACAATAATGTAGTAAGCAATTACTCTTTGTTATCGGCCTTAAACTCGTCGGCGCCCAATTTGGGTGGTAATGTGTTGTACAATCACAAATTTAACTCACACGGCCGTAACTTTAGTGTCAATGCCAGTGCCGGTTCAACCGAGTTGACCCAAACACAAAACCCGGTTTACAATTATACATCGGGCAAGGGTACTGTGCCTGCCAACCAGTTGATTAATACCAACGTTAAACTGGATAGTGTGGGTGCTACAATGTCGTATATTGAGCCGCTAAGCAGACGTTCTTTTTTAGAGCTTAATTATGCCTATCATTATGCTCATACCACATCAGATAAAGCAACCGATACCCTAACTGCCGCTAACATCCGCAACAGGTACGATTTATTAAGCAATAACTACACCTTCAATTTTATTACAAACCGTGTTGGTTTAAATTACCGGTTTATTGAGAAAAAGTATAACTATGTTTTGGGCCTTGCGGCGCAGCCCTCTCTGCTTACCGGTTATTCGCCGTCAACAGGCGTAAATACAAGTATCTCAACTTTCAATTTTGCACCTACCGCAAGGTTTATTTATAATGCCTCGCGCAGCCAGTCGTTCAGTTTTAACTACAGCGGCGCCAGTAACCAGCCAACATATACTACTTTACAGCCTGTTATTGATTTTTCTAATGCGCAATACCCGGTTCAGGGTAACCCGTCTTTAAAGCCTGAATTTAACAATAGTGTGTCCTTGCGTTACAATCAATTTGATTTTCAGTCGGGCAATGTATTATTTGCAAATTTGTCATTTAATAAAACCAGCGATAAGATTGTAGCCAATACCATCACTTACCCGGCCAAGTATACGCCAAACAGCCAGCTGGCAGGCCGCATACTTACTCAATATTTAAATGCCGATGGCTTTTACTCGGCGCAGGGTGGTTATACTTATGCTAAACCCTGGCAGCAACGCCGGTATACCTTGATGTTCAACGGTAATATGTCTTATGCCAATAACATATCTTACATCAGTAACGTGGCAGAAGATACTTATGCTATGACGACCGAAAAAAATATAGGCAAAAGTTTGACACTAACGCAAGGCACTAAATTCCGTACAGATATAACCAACGTTATTGATGCCGAATTGAATGCCAGCTACAGCATTACCCGCACTAACAACTCGCTGCCTCAAAACAATATTAACAACAGCTTCCGCACACTTAGCTTAGGCATTACGGGTAAAAACTACTTTGGCCCAACCTGGACGTTTAGTTACGATTACACCAAGAGCCTGTATTATGGCTATACCGGCTCTACCAATCCTAACATCCTGAATACTTATATCGAAAAGAAGTTTTTGAAACAAAATATGGGGGCGTTACGTCTATCGGCGTTTGATTTGTTTAACCAGAACACGGGCTTCAGCACAACACAATCCAGCAGTTATATTACTCAAACCCAAAGTAACCGTTTAGGGAGATATTATCTGCTTACGTTTACCCTGCGTTTGCAAAAGTTTGCAGGTAAACGACCTAACGTGGGCGAGGGGCCAGGTGGTATGCGTGGGCCAAGGAGTGGTGGCTTTGGTGGCCCGCCTCCAGGCATGGATGGTGCAGGTAGCTAA
- a CDS encoding dienelactone hydrolase family protein, translating into MEPNPIKKEDIKQEVFDLYDDYAHSRLNRRNFVQQLSAYAVGGLTVPALLSFLMPDYKGNILVEPDDPRLKSEYITYSSPKGGGTIKGLLSVPADHKKKLGGIVVVHENRGLNPYIEDVARRAALAGFVTLAPDALSPLGGYPGNDDEGRNMQAKRDKGQMEEDFIAAYDYLKHDKDCNGKIGVVGFCFGGGIANMMAVRIPDLAAAVPFYGSQPAIADVPKMKAPLQLHYASLDTRITGGWPAYEAALKENGKKYQAFIYENVNHGFHNNTTPRYDKAAADLAWQRTIDFFKENLK; encoded by the coding sequence ATGGAGCCTAACCCCATCAAAAAAGAAGACATCAAGCAAGAAGTATTTGACTTGTATGACGATTATGCACATAGCCGCTTAAACCGGCGAAATTTTGTGCAGCAGTTATCAGCCTATGCTGTAGGCGGCTTAACCGTACCCGCACTACTCAGTTTTTTAATGCCCGATTACAAGGGCAATATTTTAGTTGAACCAGATGATCCGCGTTTAAAATCAGAATATATCACTTACTCTTCTCCTAAAGGCGGCGGCACCATTAAGGGGTTACTATCTGTGCCGGCCGATCATAAAAAGAAATTGGGCGGCATTGTAGTAGTGCACGAAAACCGTGGCTTAAATCCCTATATTGAAGACGTAGCCAGAAGAGCAGCGCTGGCAGGTTTTGTTACCCTGGCTCCTGACGCCTTAAGCCCGCTGGGCGGCTATCCTGGCAATGACGATGAAGGGCGTAACATGCAAGCCAAACGTGACAAAGGCCAGATGGAAGAAGATTTTATTGCAGCTTACGATTACCTGAAGCACGATAAAGACTGTAACGGCAAAATAGGCGTAGTTGGCTTTTGCTTTGGCGGTGGTATAGCCAACATGATGGCTGTGCGGATTCCGGACCTGGCGGCAGCCGTACCGTTTTATGGCAGCCAGCCGGCCATTGCTGATGTTCCTAAAATGAAGGCGCCCTTACAGTTACATTATGCCTCACTGGATACCCGGATTACCGGCGGCTGGCCTGCTTATGAAGCTGCATTGAAAGAAAATGGCAAAAAATACCAGGCTTTTATCTACGAAAACGTAAACCACGGCTTTCATAATAACACCACACCACGTTATGATAAAGCGGCTGCCGACCTGGCCTGGCAACGTACAATTGATTTTTTTAAAGAAAACTTGAAGTAA